The following coding sequences are from one Gossypium raimondii isolate GPD5lz chromosome 4, ASM2569854v1, whole genome shotgun sequence window:
- the LOC105768194 gene encoding protein SODIUM POTASSIUM ROOT DEFECTIVE 2 isoform X1 encodes MKKMDIFCASQASTAVCLSMDQAASSSCSSASAVQLGGRAIDRHNPIIRDAKRFTRTLPSNPCTSQPPPINPLPYHQLKKNEKKCSSKSSNDHARKGSSSSGVSAKLNDHKKKKKGSSKNSTSKPSEIKDAETGRKSFATKAVDFVTPPGSTRYLLGDNNNSGFFDGRPDYDPVWALVPAETSKIQAIKQDQSIVSKPSSSSPPEKPSKDQVVVLRVSLHCKGCEGKLRKHLSRMEGVTSFNIDFAAKKVTIVGDVTPLGVLASVSKVKSAQFWTSTMPVAASSANMTNK; translated from the exons atgaagaaaatggaTATTTTTTGTGCATCCCAAGCTTCAACAGCCGTATGTTTAAGCATGGATCAAGCAGCTTCCTCCTCTTGTTCCTCCGCATCCGCCGTCCAACTCGGCGGTCGAGCCATCGACCGTCACAACCCCATCATTCGAGACGCCAAAAGGTTTACCAGAACTCTACCTTCTAACCCTTGTACATCTCAGCCACCGCCGATCAATCCTTTGCCTTACCATCAGCttaagaagaatgaaaaaaagtgTTCAAGCAAGTCAAGCAATGATCATGCAAGAAAGGGTTCTTCTTCTTCTGGTGTGTCAGCTAAGTTGAATGAtcataagaagaagaagaagggttCGTCTAAGAACAGTACATCGAAGCCAAGTGAAATTAAAGATGCAGAAACTGGTAGGAAAAGCTTTGCCACCAAGGCGGTTGATTTCGTCACCCCTCCTGGTTCCACTAGGTATCTATTGGGTGATAATAATAATTCTGGGTTTTTCGATGGAAGACCGGATTATGATCCAGTTTGGGCATTGGTCCCTGCTGAAACAAGCAAGATTCAAGCCATAAAACAAGATCAATCCATTGTTTCAAAACCTTCTTCATCATCTCCCCCAGAGAAACCTTCTAAAGACCAG GTAGTGGTTTTAAGAGTGTCATTACACTGCAAAGGCTGTGAAGGAAAACTGAGGAAACATTTATCAAGAATGGAAG GTGTTACATCATTCAACATCGACTTCGCAGCTAAGAAGGTGACAATCGTTGGAGATGTAACGCCATTAGGGGTATTGGCTAGTGTTTCAAAGGTAAAGAGTGCACAGTTTTGGACATCCACCATGCCTGTTGCTGCTTCGTCTGCAAATATGACAAACAAGTAG
- the LOC105768194 gene encoding protein SODIUM POTASSIUM ROOT DEFECTIVE 1 isoform X2 has product MKKMDIFCASQASTAVCLSMDQAASSSCSSASAVQLGGRAIDRHNPIIRDAKRFTRTLPSNPCTSQPPPINPLPYHQLKKNEKKCSSKSSNDHARKGSSSSGVSAKLNDHKKKKKGSSKNSTSKPSEIKDAETGRKSFATKAVDFVTPPGSTRYLLGDNNNSGFFDGRPDYDPVWALVPAETSKIQAIKQDQSIVSKPSSSSPPEKPSKDQVVVLRVSLHCKGCEGKLRKHLSRMEVSIFRCYIIQHRLRS; this is encoded by the exons atgaagaaaatggaTATTTTTTGTGCATCCCAAGCTTCAACAGCCGTATGTTTAAGCATGGATCAAGCAGCTTCCTCCTCTTGTTCCTCCGCATCCGCCGTCCAACTCGGCGGTCGAGCCATCGACCGTCACAACCCCATCATTCGAGACGCCAAAAGGTTTACCAGAACTCTACCTTCTAACCCTTGTACATCTCAGCCACCGCCGATCAATCCTTTGCCTTACCATCAGCttaagaagaatgaaaaaaagtgTTCAAGCAAGTCAAGCAATGATCATGCAAGAAAGGGTTCTTCTTCTTCTGGTGTGTCAGCTAAGTTGAATGAtcataagaagaagaagaagggttCGTCTAAGAACAGTACATCGAAGCCAAGTGAAATTAAAGATGCAGAAACTGGTAGGAAAAGCTTTGCCACCAAGGCGGTTGATTTCGTCACCCCTCCTGGTTCCACTAGGTATCTATTGGGTGATAATAATAATTCTGGGTTTTTCGATGGAAGACCGGATTATGATCCAGTTTGGGCATTGGTCCCTGCTGAAACAAGCAAGATTCAAGCCATAAAACAAGATCAATCCATTGTTTCAAAACCTTCTTCATCATCTCCCCCAGAGAAACCTTCTAAAGACCAG GTAGTGGTTTTAAGAGTGTCATTACACTGCAAAGGCTGTGAAGGAAAACTGAGGAAACATTTATCAAGAATGGAAG TTTCTATTTTCAGGTGTTACATCATTCAACATCGACTTCGCAGCTAA
- the LOC105768193 gene encoding UDP-glucuronic acid decarboxylase 1 isoform X1: MKQLHKQSSMNHRRDEETPSTQTPPYSPKSLKHPKSIPRSINYLFKEQRLLFILIGILIGSTFFILQPSLSRLGPTDAHSPIRRSFSKDNTVSSGVSVFSDNHDSSASFSSGTNRAVYGKVGRVPVGIGRRRMRVVVTGGAGFVGSHLVDKLIARGDEVIVLDNFFTGRKDNLVHLFGNPMFELIRHDVVEPILLEVDQIYHLACPASPVHYKYNPVKTIKTNVMGTLNMLGLAKRVGARFLLTSTSEVYGDPLQHPQKETYWGNVNPIGERSCYDEGKRTAETLAMDYHRGAGVEVRIARIFNTYGPRMCLDDGRVVSNFVAQAIRKLPMTVYGDGKQTRSFQYVSDLVDGLVALMDGEHIGPFNLGNPGEFTMLELSEVVKETIDPSATVEFRPNTADDPHMRKPDISKAKELLNWEPKISLREGLPLMVGDFRQRILNEDEGKGA, encoded by the exons ATGAAACAGTTGCACAAGCAATCTAGCATGAACCATAGGCGGGATGAGGAGACCCCATCAACACAAACGCCTCCTTATTCACCCAAATCCTTAAAACACCCCAAATCTATCCCTAGATCCATTAACTATCTCTTCAAAGAACAACGCCTTCTTTTTATCCTCATCGGCATTTTGATTGGTTCCACCTTTTTCATCCTACAACCCAGTTTGTCTCGTTTGGGTCCCACCGATGCCCATTCCCCCATACGCAGATCTTTCTCCAAGGACAACACCGTCTCCTCCGGCGTCTCCGTTTTTTCCGATAACCACGACTCCTCGGCTTCCTTTTCATCCGGTACGAACAGGGCCGTTTATGGAAAGGTGGGCCGGGTACCTGTTGGGATCGGACGGCGGAGAATGAGGGTCGTGGTCACGGGAGGGGCTGGGTTCGTTGGGAGTCATCTTGTTGATAAGCTAATTGCTAGAGGCGATGAGGTGATTGTTCTTGATAATTTCTTCACGGGGAGGAAAGACAATTTGGTTCATCTTTTCGGGAATCCCATGTTCGAACTCATTCGACACGACGTGGTTGAGCCAATTCTCTTGGAAGTGGATCAGATCTATCATTTAGCTTGCCCTGCGTCTCCCGTTCATTATAAATACAATCCTGTCAAGACTATCA AGACAAATGTGATGGGAACTCTTAATATGTTGGGGCTTGCAAAGAGAGTTGGGGCTAGGTTTTTGCTGACAAGCACGAGTGAGGTTTATGGCGATCCGCTTCAGCATCCACAGAAAGAGACCTATTGGGGAAATGTCAATCCAATTG GCGAGAGGAGTTGCTATGATGAAGGGAAAAGGACAGCTGAAACCTTAGCTATGGATTATCATCGAGGTGCCGGTGTCGAG GTGCGGATTGCTCGTATTTTCAATACCTATGGGCCTCGCATGTGCTTGGATGACGGGCGTGTTGTTAGCAATTTTGTTGCTCAG GCCATTCGGAAGCTACCAATGACTGTTTATGGTGATGGCAAACAAACTCGCAGCTTCCAATATGTTTCCGATTTG GTGGATGGACTTGTTGCTTTAATGGATGGTGAGCACATAGGGCCTTTTAATCTGGGCAACCCAGGAGAGTTCACCATGCTTGAATTGTCGGAGGTTGTCAAAGAAACGATTGATCCAAGTGCAACGGTAGAATTTAGACCAAATACTGCAGATGATCCACACATGAGGAAACCAGATATCAGCAAAGCAAAAGAGCTGCTGAACTGGGAGCCTAAAATCTCCTTAAGAGAGGGGTTGCCTCTTATGGTGGGTGATTTCCGGCAGCGCATTTTGAACGAAGATGAAGGAAAAGGAGCTTAA
- the LOC105768193 gene encoding UDP-glucuronic acid decarboxylase 1 isoform X2: MKQLHKQSSMNHRRDEETPSTQTPPYSPKSLKHPKSIPRSINYLFKEQRLLFILIGILIGSTFFILQPSLSRLGPTDAHSPIRRSFSKDNTVSSGVSVFSDNHDSSASFSSGTNRAVYGKVGRVPVGIGRRRMRVVVTGGAGFVGSHLVDKLIARGDEVIVLDNFFTGRKDNLVHLFGNPMFELIRHDVVEPILLEVDQIYHLACPASPVHYKYNPVKTIISNVMGTLNMLGLAKRVGARFLLTSTSEVYGDPLQHPQKETYWGNVNPIGERSCYDEGKRTAETLAMDYHRGAGVEVRIARIFNTYGPRMCLDDGRVVSNFVAQAIRKLPMTVYGDGKQTRSFQYVSDLVDGLVALMDGEHIGPFNLGNPGEFTMLELSEVVKETIDPSATVEFRPNTADDPHMRKPDISKAKELLNWEPKISLREGLPLMVGDFRQRILNEDEGKGA; encoded by the exons ATGAAACAGTTGCACAAGCAATCTAGCATGAACCATAGGCGGGATGAGGAGACCCCATCAACACAAACGCCTCCTTATTCACCCAAATCCTTAAAACACCCCAAATCTATCCCTAGATCCATTAACTATCTCTTCAAAGAACAACGCCTTCTTTTTATCCTCATCGGCATTTTGATTGGTTCCACCTTTTTCATCCTACAACCCAGTTTGTCTCGTTTGGGTCCCACCGATGCCCATTCCCCCATACGCAGATCTTTCTCCAAGGACAACACCGTCTCCTCCGGCGTCTCCGTTTTTTCCGATAACCACGACTCCTCGGCTTCCTTTTCATCCGGTACGAACAGGGCCGTTTATGGAAAGGTGGGCCGGGTACCTGTTGGGATCGGACGGCGGAGAATGAGGGTCGTGGTCACGGGAGGGGCTGGGTTCGTTGGGAGTCATCTTGTTGATAAGCTAATTGCTAGAGGCGATGAGGTGATTGTTCTTGATAATTTCTTCACGGGGAGGAAAGACAATTTGGTTCATCTTTTCGGGAATCCCATGTTCGAACTCATTCGACACGACGTGGTTGAGCCAATTCTCTTGGAAGTGGATCAGATCTATCATTTAGCTTGCCCTGCGTCTCCCGTTCATTATAAATACAATCCTGTCAAGACTATCATATC AAATGTGATGGGAACTCTTAATATGTTGGGGCTTGCAAAGAGAGTTGGGGCTAGGTTTTTGCTGACAAGCACGAGTGAGGTTTATGGCGATCCGCTTCAGCATCCACAGAAAGAGACCTATTGGGGAAATGTCAATCCAATTG GCGAGAGGAGTTGCTATGATGAAGGGAAAAGGACAGCTGAAACCTTAGCTATGGATTATCATCGAGGTGCCGGTGTCGAG GTGCGGATTGCTCGTATTTTCAATACCTATGGGCCTCGCATGTGCTTGGATGACGGGCGTGTTGTTAGCAATTTTGTTGCTCAG GCCATTCGGAAGCTACCAATGACTGTTTATGGTGATGGCAAACAAACTCGCAGCTTCCAATATGTTTCCGATTTG GTGGATGGACTTGTTGCTTTAATGGATGGTGAGCACATAGGGCCTTTTAATCTGGGCAACCCAGGAGAGTTCACCATGCTTGAATTGTCGGAGGTTGTCAAAGAAACGATTGATCCAAGTGCAACGGTAGAATTTAGACCAAATACTGCAGATGATCCACACATGAGGAAACCAGATATCAGCAAAGCAAAAGAGCTGCTGAACTGGGAGCCTAAAATCTCCTTAAGAGAGGGGTTGCCTCTTATGGTGGGTGATTTCCGGCAGCGCATTTTGAACGAAGATGAAGGAAAAGGAGCTTAA